In Altererythrobacter rubellus, the following are encoded in one genomic region:
- a CDS encoding DMT family transporter, which produces MGGRHSILLPIAAALLGVGLLALMDAFMKVAALAAGAYSASVLRSAMGTAIIAPIWLGSGGRWPSQPVLKLHFLRGTVSGFMALSFFYAITKLPLAEAIAISFVAPLIALYLAAVWLGEVIRKESILASILGLAGTVVIVSGRLGEAEYQTETLLGLGAIFFSAMLYAVNFIIIRKQALVSSPAEATTFHSGVACLVLLVFAPWFFTLPEPAALRDIAISAGLTVAGAFALTWAYARAEAQVLMPMEYSGFLWAALFGWVFFAERVTATTVAGAILIVAGCLLVARRKKQLLPPEQAAI; this is translated from the coding sequence ATGGGCGGACGGCACAGCATCTTGCTTCCAATTGCGGCTGCATTGCTAGGGGTCGGGCTTCTCGCCTTGATGGACGCCTTCATGAAAGTGGCGGCCCTTGCCGCAGGCGCCTATAGCGCGTCAGTTCTTCGCTCGGCCATGGGTACGGCGATTATCGCGCCGATCTGGCTCGGTTCCGGAGGGCGTTGGCCTTCGCAGCCTGTTCTAAAACTGCATTTTCTGCGGGGCACAGTGTCCGGCTTTATGGCGCTAAGCTTCTTCTATGCGATAACCAAATTGCCGCTTGCAGAAGCCATTGCCATTTCATTCGTCGCGCCTTTGATAGCGCTTTATCTTGCCGCTGTCTGGCTCGGCGAAGTGATACGCAAGGAATCGATCCTTGCGTCGATTCTTGGCCTGGCCGGGACAGTTGTGATTGTCAGCGGGCGATTGGGAGAAGCGGAATACCAGACTGAAACGCTGCTCGGTCTTGGGGCGATATTCTTTTCTGCCATGCTCTATGCAGTGAACTTCATCATCATTCGCAAACAAGCGCTGGTCTCAAGCCCGGCAGAGGCCACCACCTTTCATAGCGGCGTGGCCTGCCTTGTCCTGCTGGTATTCGCGCCGTGGTTTTTTACGCTGCCAGAACCAGCCGCACTGCGCGACATTGCAATCTCGGCTGGGTTGACCGTAGCAGGCGCATTTGCGCTGACCTGGGCCTATGCGCGCGCCGAAGCCCAGGTATTGATGCCGATGGAATATTCGGGATTCTTGTGGGCAGCACTGTTCGGATGGGTCTTCTTTGCTGAACGGGTAACTGCCACTACTGTTGCGGGCGCTATTCTGATCGTTGCGGGGTGCCTGTTAGTGGCTAGGCGCAAAAAACAGCTGCTACCGCCCGAACAGGCGGCGATCTGA
- the acnA gene encoding aconitate hydratase AcnA has product MTQVGKDTLGTRSTLNVGGKEYAYYSFTKASQTIGDVSKLPISMKVLLENMLRFEDGGFTVGTDDIQAIADWQKNPVTGSEIQYRPARVLLQDFTGVPCVVDLAAMRDAIAKLGGDTAKINPQVPVNLVIDHSVMVDEFGHPKAFEKNVELEYQRNAERYDFLKWGSKSFQNFSAVPPGTGICHQVNLEHIGKGVWSSQDQDGATIAYPDTCVGTDSHTTMINGLGVLGWGVGGIEAEAAMLGQPVSMLIPEVVGFKLTGAMAEGITATDLVLTCVQMLREVGVVGRFVEFYGPGVSNLSLADRATIANMAPEYGATCGFFGVDDKTLEYLRLTGRSEEQIALVEAYSKEQGMWFEPDNVPVFSNTLELDMSSVVPSLAGPKRPQDKVILSEVDELFNGDLQKVYSKSAPARVAVEGKDHDIGDGDVVIAAITSCTNTSNPDVLIAAGLVAKKAVEKGLKPKPWVKTSLAPGSQVVTDYLVKSGLQADLDAIGFDLVGYGCTTCIGNSGPLAPPISKAINGNDIVAASVLSGNRNFEGRVSPDVRANFLASPPLVVAYALKGTVTEDITTTPIGQDQDGNDVMLADLWPSNKEVYEHRVANIDRGMFERRYADVYKGDEHWQAIQVEASDTYQWRPGSTYVANPPYFESMEMTPAPITDITDAKPLAILGDSVTTDHISPAGSIKQDSPAGEYLMSNQVAKADFNSYGSRRGNHEVMMRGTFANIRIKNEMVPSVEGGYTTYNGEQMAIYDAAMKHKADGTPLVVIGGKEYGTGSSRDWAAKGTILLGVRAVIVESFERIHRSNLVGMGVLPLQFKDGDTRETLGLTADDTFSIKGLAGLAPQQDVEVEVTRADGTSFSFTARSRIDTANELEYYLNGGILHYVLRKLAS; this is encoded by the coding sequence ATGACCCAGGTCGGCAAGGACACCCTCGGAACCCGCTCAACACTCAATGTCGGCGGTAAGGAATATGCCTATTACTCGTTTACCAAGGCATCACAGACGATTGGCGATGTCTCGAAACTGCCGATTTCGATGAAAGTGCTGCTTGAGAACATGCTGCGCTTTGAAGATGGTGGCTTCACTGTTGGCACGGACGATATTCAGGCGATCGCTGACTGGCAGAAGAACCCGGTTACCGGCAGTGAGATCCAGTATCGCCCTGCGCGCGTGCTGTTGCAGGACTTTACCGGCGTTCCATGCGTGGTTGACCTGGCAGCAATGCGTGACGCGATTGCCAAGCTTGGCGGTGATACTGCCAAGATCAACCCGCAGGTTCCCGTGAATCTCGTAATCGACCACTCGGTCATGGTGGACGAATTTGGCCACCCCAAGGCTTTCGAGAAGAACGTCGAGCTTGAGTATCAGCGCAATGCAGAGCGCTATGACTTTCTGAAATGGGGCTCAAAAAGCTTCCAGAACTTCAGTGCGGTTCCTCCCGGAACGGGCATTTGCCACCAGGTGAATCTGGAACACATCGGCAAGGGCGTGTGGTCAAGCCAGGATCAGGACGGCGCAACTATCGCATACCCTGACACCTGTGTCGGCACTGACAGCCACACCACCATGATCAACGGCCTTGGCGTGCTGGGCTGGGGTGTGGGCGGCATCGAAGCCGAAGCAGCCATGCTGGGTCAGCCGGTTTCCATGCTGATCCCGGAAGTTGTCGGCTTCAAGCTCACCGGCGCGATGGCTGAAGGCATTACTGCAACCGATCTGGTGCTGACCTGTGTGCAGATGCTGCGCGAAGTTGGCGTGGTAGGGCGTTTCGTAGAATTCTACGGCCCGGGCGTTTCGAACCTTTCGCTCGCAGACCGTGCAACCATCGCAAACATGGCGCCTGAATATGGCGCGACCTGCGGCTTTTTTGGCGTCGATGACAAAACGCTCGAATATCTGCGTCTGACAGGGCGCAGCGAAGAACAGATTGCGCTAGTCGAAGCCTATTCGAAGGAACAAGGCATGTGGTTCGAGCCGGACAATGTGCCGGTATTCTCGAACACGCTAGAGCTCGACATGTCATCGGTCGTCCCGTCGCTGGCAGGGCCGAAGCGTCCACAGGACAAGGTCATCCTTTCCGAAGTGGACGAGTTGTTCAATGGCGACTTGCAGAAGGTTTACAGCAAGTCTGCGCCTGCGCGTGTCGCGGTAGAGGGGAAAGATCACGATATCGGCGACGGCGATGTTGTGATCGCGGCAATCACCAGCTGCACCAACACGTCCAACCCGGACGTGCTGATCGCCGCCGGTCTGGTCGCCAAGAAGGCGGTCGAAAAGGGTTTGAAGCCAAAGCCTTGGGTCAAGACTTCGCTTGCACCAGGGTCGCAGGTCGTGACGGATTATCTCGTGAAGTCGGGCCTGCAGGCTGATCTCGATGCGATCGGTTTCGATCTGGTGGGCTATGGCTGCACCACCTGCATCGGCAACTCTGGCCCGCTCGCACCGCCAATCAGCAAGGCAATCAACGGCAATGACATCGTTGCGGCTTCAGTCCTGTCGGGCAACCGCAACTTCGAAGGCCGCGTGTCACCTGATGTGCGCGCCAACTTCCTCGCATCGCCGCCGCTGGTTGTGGCCTACGCGCTGAAGGGCACTGTAACGGAAGACATCACCACTACCCCGATCGGTCAGGATCAGGACGGCAATGACGTAATGCTCGCTGACTTGTGGCCGTCCAACAAGGAAGTCTACGAGCACCGCGTGGCAAATATTGACCGTGGTATGTTCGAGCGCCGCTATGCCGACGTCTACAAGGGCGATGAGCATTGGCAGGCAATCCAGGTGGAAGCTTCCGACACTTACCAGTGGCGTCCGGGCAGCACTTATGTTGCGAACCCACCTTACTTTGAAAGCATGGAGATGACGCCTGCCCCGATCACAGACATCACTGACGCAAAACCGCTCGCGATCCTGGGTGACTCGGTGACCACCGACCACATTTCGCCCGCTGGCTCGATCAAACAGGACAGCCCGGCAGGCGAATATCTGATGAGCAATCAGGTCGCGAAGGCGGACTTCAACTCCTACGGCTCGCGCCGCGGCAACCATGAAGTGATGATGCGCGGCACCTTCGCCAATATCCGCATCAAGAACGAAATGGTTCCGAGTGTTGAAGGTGGCTACACTACTTACAACGGCGAACAGATGGCGATCTATGACGCCGCAATGAAGCACAAGGCCGACGGCACACCGCTGGTTGTGATTGGCGGCAAGGAATACGGCACAGGCTCTTCGCGCGACTGGGCGGCAAAGGGCACCATCCTGCTGGGTGTCCGCGCAGTGATCGTCGAAAGCTTTGAGCGTATTCACCGCTCGAACCTGGTAGGCATGGGTGTGCTGCCGCTGCAGTTCAAGGATGGCGATACCCGCGAGACGCTGGGCCTGACGGCGGATGACACATTCAGCATCAAGGGCCTTGCTGGGCTTGCCCCGCAGCAGGACGTCGAAGTTGAAGTAACCCGCGCAGATGGCACCAGCTTCAGCTTCACCGCGCGCAGCCGCATCGATACGGCGAACGAATTGGAATACTACCTGAACGGCGGTATCCTCCATTATGTTCTGCGCAAGCTGGCGTCCTAA
- a CDS encoding rhodanese-like domain-containing protein has protein sequence MRFTPLGLVAAAMLPLSGCMIVDNSGDRIVAGAPGRSVAQVETLPASELAALIASGQVVLIDVRTPDEYEGGRIASALNAPVQTFDAAAIPRDATRETILYCRSSGRSKRAADMLAAKWGTKVRHLKGGVLAWQDAGLELEIPTGD, from the coding sequence ATGCGGTTCACACCTCTTGGGCTAGTGGCCGCCGCCATGCTGCCTCTTTCAGGCTGCATGATCGTCGACAATAGCGGTGATCGCATAGTGGCCGGCGCGCCAGGGCGATCAGTTGCACAAGTCGAAACTCTGCCAGCGTCCGAGCTCGCAGCTTTGATTGCCAGCGGCCAAGTGGTGCTGATCGATGTTCGTACACCTGATGAATACGAAGGTGGCCGGATTGCGAGCGCACTTAATGCGCCAGTGCAAACCTTTGATGCCGCTGCCATTCCGCGGGACGCAACGCGTGAGACGATCCTCTATTGCCGCTCTAGCGGCCGGTCAAAGCGGGCTGCAGACATGCTCGCCGCTAAATGGGGAACAAAGGTCCGTCACCTGAAAGGCGGCGTACTTGCTTGGCAGGATGCCGGGCTCGAATTGGAAATACCAACAGGCGATTAG
- the ruvB gene encoding Holliday junction branch migration DNA helicase RuvB — MTDPVPLHTPERQVDDPDAALRPKSLREFIGQEGARENLKVFIESAKSRGEAMDHTLFFGPPGLGKTTLAQIVANELGVGFRATSGPVIAKAGDLAALLTNLEPHDVLFIDEIHRLNPVVEEVLYPAMEDRALDLIIGEGPAARSVRIDLPPFTLIGATTRQGLLTTPLRDRFGIPVRLNFYTHDELDLVVSRAARLLGLDIDPQGAREIARRSRGTPRVAGRLLRRVRDFAHVAGQGTVTKPIADDALTRLEIDRLGLDAMDRKYLAMIATTYKGGPVGVGALSAGLGEPRDTVEDVIEPYLIQLGLLARTERGRALNDAGWQHLEMEPPATGGGGQPGFFEEG; from the coding sequence ATGACTGATCCTGTCCCTCTTCACACGCCCGAGCGGCAAGTTGACGATCCCGATGCGGCGCTGCGTCCTAAGAGTTTGCGCGAATTCATCGGGCAGGAAGGAGCACGCGAGAATCTGAAAGTCTTCATAGAGTCCGCGAAATCGCGCGGCGAAGCGATGGACCACACGCTGTTCTTCGGCCCGCCCGGGCTGGGCAAGACCACTTTGGCGCAAATCGTCGCAAATGAACTGGGCGTGGGTTTCCGCGCCACGTCAGGCCCGGTAATTGCCAAGGCGGGCGATCTCGCCGCGCTGCTCACCAATCTTGAGCCGCATGACGTGCTTTTCATCGACGAAATCCATCGGCTTAATCCAGTTGTTGAAGAAGTGCTCTATCCTGCGATGGAGGACCGCGCGCTTGACCTCATCATTGGTGAAGGGCCGGCTGCCAGGAGCGTGCGGATCGATCTGCCGCCGTTCACGCTGATCGGCGCAACTACGCGGCAGGGCCTACTGACCACGCCTTTGCGTGACCGCTTCGGCATTCCGGTGCGGCTGAACTTCTACACGCATGATGAGCTGGACCTTGTAGTAAGCCGTGCCGCGCGCCTGCTTGGGCTTGATATCGATCCGCAAGGCGCGCGCGAGATTGCGCGCCGTTCGCGCGGCACGCCTCGTGTGGCCGGGCGCTTGCTCCGCCGGGTACGGGACTTTGCCCATGTTGCGGGGCAGGGGACTGTTACGAAGCCGATTGCCGACGATGCGCTGACCCGGCTGGAGATTGATCGCCTTGGCCTCGATGCGATGGACCGCAAATATCTCGCCATGATCGCGACCACCTATAAGGGCGGCCCAGTAGGGGTGGGCGCGCTGTCAGCGGGGCTGGGCGAGCCGCGCGATACCGTAGAGGATGTGATCGAGCCCTATCTGATCCAGCTGGGTCTGCTCGCGCGCACGGAGCGTGGCCGCGCACTCAATGATGCCGGGTGGCAGCATCTGGAAATGGAACCGCCAGCCACCGGGGGCGGCGGGCAGCCAGGATTTTTTGAAGAGGGTTAG
- a CDS encoding DsrE family protein, with the protein MTLRTGILVSLALMTSPLSAQDLSAFTTGPVFEEYGPNAQVDADFDIPEGAEFKVAFDVAARAETGKLNRTLESAARFINMHVRAGVPLENTEVAVVVHGKASENLLGAEEYANRREGAENANVALIKALTDTGMRVILCGQSAAAYGISNDMLAPGVEMALSAMTAHALLQQDGYTMNPF; encoded by the coding sequence ATGACTTTGAGAACAGGAATTCTGGTTAGTTTGGCGCTGATGACATCGCCACTGTCAGCCCAAGACCTGTCCGCATTCACCACCGGACCGGTGTTTGAGGAATACGGCCCCAATGCGCAGGTCGATGCGGATTTCGATATCCCTGAAGGCGCAGAGTTCAAGGTAGCGTTCGATGTTGCCGCGAGGGCGGAGACGGGCAAACTCAACCGTACGCTGGAGAGCGCCGCGCGCTTCATCAATATGCATGTCCGCGCGGGCGTGCCGCTAGAGAACACCGAGGTTGCGGTTGTCGTGCATGGTAAAGCGTCGGAAAACCTGCTCGGCGCAGAAGAATACGCCAATCGCCGCGAAGGTGCGGAAAATGCCAATGTCGCGCTGATCAAGGCGCTGACTGACACTGGCATGCGCGTAATCCTGTGCGGGCAGTCCGCTGCAGCCTACGGCATTTCGAACGACATGCTCGCGCCAGGCGTGGAAATGGCGCTGTCGGCCATGACTGCGCATGCGCTGCTCCAGCAAGATGGTTACACGATGAACCCGTTCTGA
- the ruvA gene encoding Holliday junction branch migration protein RuvA, which yields MIAKLSGRLDEIGDDWAIVDVQGVGYLVHCSTKTLAALGEVGEACTVHTDLQVSENDMRLLGFAESAERDWFRLLTQVQGVGSKVALAILSALSTGEVRDACAGGDAAMVARANGVGPKLAGRIVNELKDKAGALPGGGMAGVAGVAVPMGGASADAVSALENLGFKPAIAAQAVARAQAELGEDAPESDLIRVALKRAAG from the coding sequence ATGATCGCGAAACTGTCAGGCAGGCTGGACGAAATAGGCGATGATTGGGCGATCGTCGATGTCCAAGGCGTCGGCTATCTGGTCCATTGCAGTACCAAGACGCTTGCCGCGCTGGGTGAAGTGGGTGAAGCATGCACCGTCCACACCGATCTGCAGGTTAGCGAGAATGATATGCGCCTGCTCGGCTTTGCCGAAAGTGCAGAGCGCGATTGGTTTAGGCTGCTTACTCAGGTTCAGGGCGTGGGAAGCAAGGTGGCGCTCGCAATCCTTTCTGCGCTGTCGACCGGTGAAGTGCGTGATGCCTGCGCGGGCGGTGACGCTGCGATGGTGGCGCGCGCGAATGGTGTGGGGCCGAAACTGGCCGGCCGCATCGTCAACGAGCTGAAGGACAAGGCTGGCGCGCTTCCGGGCGGAGGCATGGCTGGTGTGGCTGGTGTTGCCGTGCCCATGGGCGGCGCGAGCGCTGACGCGGTTTCCGCGCTCGAGAACCTTGGCTTCAAACCCGCGATAGCCGCGCAGGCTGTCGCCCGCGCGCAAGCCGAATTAGGCGAAGATGCACCGGAATCCGATCTGATCCGCGTGGCGCTAAAACGGGCGGCGGGATAG
- the aroC gene encoding chorismate synthase, producing MSWNTFGRVLRFTTWGESHGPALGAVLDGCPPRITLSAEDVQPFMDARKPGQNRFTTQRKEADLVRILSGVFEGQTTGTPISLMIENTDQRSKDYSEIAKSYRPGHADYSYDAKYGIRDYRGGGRSSARETAARVAAGAVARLIIPEVKITGFVCELGGDKIDRDNIDFAEIGNNPFFCPDAEAAKRWEEKIDAARKAGSSLGAVVECVAEGVPAGWGAPVYAKLDSDLAAAMMTINATKGVEIGDGFDAARLTGEENADAMRPGENGPEFAANHSGGTAGGISTGQPVVCRVAFKPTSSILTPVDTITSDGEATQIRTKGRHDPCVGIRGTPVVEAMMALVLADHKLLHNAQCG from the coding sequence ATGAGCTGGAACACATTCGGACGCGTTTTGCGCTTTACCACCTGGGGTGAGAGCCATGGGCCTGCATTGGGCGCGGTACTGGACGGCTGCCCGCCGCGCATCACGCTGTCTGCAGAAGATGTCCAGCCGTTCATGGATGCGAGGAAGCCGGGGCAAAACCGCTTTACCACGCAACGCAAGGAAGCGGATCTTGTCCGCATCCTGTCCGGCGTATTCGAAGGCCAGACCACCGGCACACCAATTTCGCTGATGATCGAAAACACCGATCAACGCAGCAAGGACTATTCAGAAATCGCCAAGAGTTACCGTCCGGGTCATGCGGATTACAGCTATGACGCGAAGTACGGCATTCGCGACTATCGCGGCGGCGGTCGATCCAGCGCGCGCGAAACTGCGGCGCGGGTAGCGGCAGGCGCAGTCGCGCGTCTGATCATTCCGGAAGTCAAGATCACAGGCTTTGTGTGCGAGCTCGGCGGCGACAAAATCGACCGCGACAACATCGACTTTGCCGAAATCGGCAACAACCCGTTCTTCTGCCCCGATGCAGAGGCCGCAAAACGCTGGGAAGAGAAAATCGACGCCGCGCGCAAGGCGGGTTCGTCACTTGGCGCGGTGGTCGAATGCGTGGCCGAAGGTGTGCCCGCCGGATGGGGTGCGCCTGTCTATGCCAAACTCGACAGCGATCTGGCAGCGGCGATGATGACGATCAACGCCACCAAAGGAGTAGAGATCGGCGACGGCTTCGATGCTGCTCGACTAACCGGCGAGGAAAATGCCGATGCGATGCGGCCTGGCGAGAATGGCCCTGAATTTGCCGCCAACCACTCAGGCGGTACGGCAGGCGGTATCTCGACCGGACAACCGGTTGTATGCCGCGTCGCATTCAAGCCAACCAGCTCGATCCTGACCCCGGTCGATACGATTACATCGGATGGCGAAGCAACGCAGATCCGAACCAAGGGACGGCATGACCCCTGCGTGGGCATCCGCGGGACACCCGTAGTGGAAGCGATGATGGCGCTGGTGCTGGCCGATCACAAACTGCTGCATAATGCGCAATGCGGTTAG